The following DNA comes from Gemmatimonadota bacterium.
GAAATATCAGCCCCGAATCGTAATGCTGTCACCGGCCGCTCCGAGCGCCAGCAGCGGCACCCCGAGGCAGCCACCGATCCACATCCAGGTCGGGTGGGGGATGGCCATCAGGTTGAGCACCACAATGGTCGTGAAGAGCACCGTGAAGACGATCACTGCGCCGACCTTTCCCCCGAGCCGCGCCGCCGTCCTGCCACCGGCGTAGGCCCCGAGCAGCCAGCCCCCGAGCACGAGGAGCATCGCCGAGAAGGGAATCTCACCCGCCTCGATGGCCTTCTTGAGCTGATCGGCGTCGAGAGTATTCGTCCCGGCGGGGACGGGCATCATCCGGCCCGAGAGCGTCTCGACGAGAAAGACAATGCACCACGCCACCGCAAGCGCCGCGAGTACCGCGTAGATCCGTCGGCCAACATTCGACATGGGACCACCTCCACCTGAGAGAAACCCCCGCACGCGCCGCCATCTCAGCGGAGCAACGGGCCGAGCAGCGAAACCGCTCCGATGATCACCGCCGTCCCGATCACGTCGAGAATCAGTCCGGCGCGCATCATCATCGACAGCGGAACGACCCCCGAACCGTACACGATCGCGTTGCACGGAGTCGAGACCGGGAGCATGAATCCGAGCGACGCCCCCATCGTGGCCCCCAGGGCCGGGAGCAGCGGGTCGACATGGGCGGCCCGCGCAATCGCAATGACGACCGGGACCACCATGTTGGCCGAGGCGGTGTTGGATGTAGTCTCGGACAACAACACCGCCACTATCGTCGCGGCACAGAGCAGACCGAACGGCCCGCTCGGGAGCAGCGAGGTCGCACTGCGCCCGATCACCTCCGCGAGACCAGTCTGGAACGCCAGCGTCCCGAGTGCAAAGCCGCCGCCATAGAGGAGCACCACGCCCCAGTCGATCTTCGTGGCCTCACGCCAGGTGATCGCCCGCCCCCCCGCCTCACCCGGGAGGAGGAAGAGCAGGATGGCACCAAGGATCGCGACGACACCCTCTGGAAGACGCGCAGCGACCGCGAGTGTTGTGGGGTGCCGGTCGCCCAGCACGACAGCAAGGACGCCTGGCAGGACCCAGAGCGCCACTGTTACCCCGAAGGCCAGACGAGTCGAGCGCTGTCCGCGGGTCCACGGACCGAGCGCCGCGCGGCCCGCCTCAACGACCTCCCGACCCCCCGGAAGGACACGCACCCCGGCTGGCGAAAGGAAGTTGATCAACACGAACAGCACGGCGAAGAGAATCAGCACGGTCGGGATGCCGACGAGCATCCACGAGAAGAAGGGAATCTCGACCCCGAGCTGTCCGCGGATGAAGCCGAGTCCGATGACGTTGGGCGGCGTTCCGACGGGTGTTGCGAGCCCGCCGATCGACGCCGCAAATGAGGTCATCAGCATCAGGCCACACGCCCACATCGGGTTGAGGACGCTCGGCTCGCCGTCCTTCTTCTGGTAGAGCACCCGGAGAATCGAGAGGCCGATGCCGAACATCATCGCGGTCGTGGCGGTGTTGGAAATCCAGCCGCTGATCGCGGCGGTCACGGCGCCAAAACCCAGCAGGATCCGGGCGGGTGACGCGCCGATCCATCGCCGCGAGAGCACGGCAAACGCCATCCGTCGGTCGAGACCGTGATGAAAGATTGCCTGCGCCAGGATGAACGACCCGATGAAGAGAAACATCAACGGATCGGCGAACGGCGCGAAGACCGCCTTCGCGGGTGCCACATTCAGCACGACGCAGAGCGAGGCGCCGAGGAGCGCGGTGACCGGCATCGGGAGGGATTCGCAGACCCAGAAGATCACCACCGCGATCATCACCGACGCGAGTCGATGTGCCTCGGGAGTCAGCGACGGAAGTTCGGCGAGGGCCACCGCGAGGGCGGCAGTCGGTGCGAGCACGAAACCGGCGCGACGGCGCAGCCGGTCGAACCGTGCCTCGCCGAGGCTGAATGCGAGCGAGACCTCCTCGGTATCGCTCAACGGTCGGCGAAGGTGTCGCAGTTACCCATGTCGCCGCTGTCGAAGCCGCGCCGGAACCAGCGCGCTCGATCTGCCGACGAACCATGGGTCCACGATTCCGGATGCACGGCCCCTTCCGACATCCGTTGCAGGCGGTCGTCACCCACCGCGGCCGCAGCGGCGAGCCCCTCTTCAATGTCGCCAGCATCGAGATGGCCTTCCTTCGCGGCGGTGTGCCCCCAGATGCCGGCGTAACAGTCGGCCTGCAGTTCGAGCCTGACCGAGAGCGCGTTGGCCTGACCGGGCTGCTGCGACTGCACCTCGCGCACCTTTGCTTCGGTTCCCATCATCGCCTGCACGTGGTGGCCGATCTCGTGCGCGAGCACGTAGGCCTCGGCGAAGTCGCCTGGCGCGCCGAACTTCTCCTCGAGCTCCCGATAAAATCCGAGATCGATATACACCTTCTGATCGCCGGGGCAGTAAAACGGTCCCGAGGCCGACTGGGCGAGACCGCACGCCGACTCGACCTGATCGCGAAAGAGCACCAGTTTGGCGTCCTGCCAGCTGCCGCCCTGATTCGGGACCTCCGCGGCCCAGTATTTCTGGGCATCATCGAGGACGAAGGAGACGAACTGGACCGTCTTCTCCTCGCTCGAATCGTTCAGGGCCACACCGGCCGAGGTGGTGACCGCTCCCGACCCCTGCAGCTCGCTGAGCAGGGTGAGCGGATTCTGCTTGGTGACCAGGGCAACAATGACGACCAGGACCACTCCACCAATGCCGAGACCGCCGAGGCCGGGGCCACGAAGGCCTCCGCCACCACGTTGATCTTCGAGATTGGAGGAACGGCCCATCGGGTTCCAGCGCATGGCGGGCTCCTCCCAGGATTACTTTCCGGGGGCATTTGGGACGTTTTGAAACAAAGGGCGGCTTCCAAATGTAAGACGAACGGAACCTACTGGAGCAACATCATGCAGCTCGTTTCGCGCGGCACCCTGGGGGCCCTGACCCTCGCGCTGACCCTCTCACCTGCCCCGGCAACGGCGCAGTTCGGCAAGCTGGTCAAGAAGGCCAAGGAGGCGGCCGGGATCGACAAGCCCGTCGGCACGGCAGCCGGCAGCGCCCAAGCCCCGGCCGGACCGGTGCGGGTCAACCCCGCTTTCGAACTCACCGCCGCCAACCTCGACCGGTTCACCACGGCGCTTGCGGCTGAGCGCGTGGGGCGGCAGGAACAGCTCAAGATCATCGCGTCGATCAAGTCACCGGCGGTGTATGCCACCTGCTCGCAGAACGTGGCGATGTCCCCCGGCTACCAGAAGATCTACAACAGCTACCTCGAAAACTCGCCCAAGGCGACAACTCCCGAGGCGATGAATGATGTCGCCAAAAAATTTGCCGAGGACGCCGCGGCGTACATGACGGCGAAATGCGGCGCCAATCCGGGTGGCTATCCCGAGTCGCAGCGGGAGAGCATGGTTCGCAGCAAGGGATACGCTGCCGGCCTGGAGCGGAGCGGTCTCGACGGACGAACGTACGCCGTGCTCAAGGAACGGATCATCCCCTTCTGCAGTGCCGATGCGGCGACTCGCGCGGCCGCCGATGTCCGGATCCCGGGCCAGGGGCGCAACATCTACTTCGTCTACCTGCCCAGTGAGACCGCGAATCTGGCGCCGCGTTGCGATGCGCTGCTTGCGGCCCTGCAAGCGGTGAGCTGACGACAATGCTGGCGTCGGGGTGGACGCTCGCCCTCGCGCTTGCGTCGGTGATTCCGTGGCGTGAAGTCCAGCCCGGCCTCGAGCGCGCCGAATTTCTTGCTGCGCGCTCGGGGCCGTTGTCCCGAGTGCGCATCGTGGCGCTGCGCCTCGACCCGTGCCGGGTTCGTCTCGAGCTGGTGGAGCGGAGCCGCGATGAAGGAACGCTGGGCGCGTGGGCAGTCGATTCCCTGCCGGATCAGGCGATGCTGGCCTTCAACGCCGGTCAGTTCCGAGGCGGGGCACCCTGGGGCTGGCACGTCCGCGACGGCGTCGAGGTGCAACCTCCCGGAAGCGGAACACTGGCAATGGCGATCACCCTCGGCGCATCTGGCCGGGTGTCACTTGTCACGCCGGCAGAAATCCCGGCGCTGCGAACCAACGTGCGAGCGGCGTTCCAGTCGTATCCCACACTGCTTGTCGACAGCGTGCCGCCGCGCGAACTGCGCGCTCCGGGCCGCGGTGTCGACCTCATGCACCGCGACTCGCGACTCGCCCTCGGCACCACCAGTTCGGGACAGGTTCTCCTGCTGCTGACGCGCTTCGAGGCAGTGGCCGGCATCGGATCCACACTCCCCTATGGCCCGACCATTCCCGAACTCGCGACGCTGATGCGCCGCCTCGGTGCGACGCGCGCGGTCGGCCTCGATGGTGGACTCTCGAGTCAGCTCGCGATGCGAGAGCGTTCGGGTGCGCTGGTGAAGTGGACGAACTGGAGACTGGTGCCGATGGGGGTGGTGGGGCGTGCCGTGACGAAGTGCTATGGATGATGGATGACAGATGACAGATGACAGATGAGTTGGTCTCGGCGGTGAGAGGGTGCTCCCTCGACTTCGCCCGCTTCGCGGGCTACGCTCAGGATGACAGCATCGCCCATCCATCATCCATCATCCATCATCCATCATCTGTCATCTGTCATCTGTCATCCATCATCTGTCATCCATCATCCCTTCCAGTTTCCGCTTCACCCCCGGCCACTCGTCATCCACAATGCTGAAATAGACGGTATCCCGGGTCCGCCCGCCTTCCGTGCGCGCGTGCTTGCGGAGGGTTCCTTCCTCCTTCGCTCCGATCCTGAGCATGGCATTGCGAGAGCGGTGATTCAACGCATCGGTCTTGAGTTCGACACGACCGCAGCCGAGCGTTTCGAAGGCGTGGGTCAGCATCAGATATTTCGCATCGGTATTGACGCCGCTGCGCTGCCACTCGGGTGCGACCCAGGTCCACCCGATTTCGACGCGACCGTCGAACGCTGAATAGTTGCCGTAGCG
Coding sequences within:
- a CDS encoding DASS family sodium-coupled anion symporter, with protein sequence MSDTEEVSLAFSLGEARFDRLRRRAGFVLAPTAALAVALAELPSLTPEAHRLASVMIAVVIFWVCESLPMPVTALLGASLCVVLNVAPAKAVFAPFADPLMFLFIGSFILAQAIFHHGLDRRMAFAVLSRRWIGASPARILLGFGAVTAAISGWISNTATTAMMFGIGLSILRVLYQKKDGEPSVLNPMWACGLMLMTSFAASIGGLATPVGTPPNVIGLGFIRGQLGVEIPFFSWMLVGIPTVLILFAVLFVLINFLSPAGVRVLPGGREVVEAGRAALGPWTRGQRSTRLAFGVTVALWVLPGVLAVVLGDRHPTTLAVAARLPEGVVAILGAILLFLLPGEAGGRAITWREATKIDWGVVLLYGGGFALGTLAFQTGLAEVIGRSATSLLPSGPFGLLCAATIVAVLLSETTSNTASANMVVPVVIAIARAAHVDPLLPALGATMGASLGFMLPVSTPCNAIVYGSGVVPLSMMMRAGLILDVIGTAVIIGAVSLLGPLLR
- a CDS encoding neutral zinc metallopeptidase; its protein translation is MRWNPMGRSSNLEDQRGGGGLRGPGLGGLGIGGVVLVVIVALVTKQNPLTLLSELQGSGAVTTSAGVALNDSSEEKTVQFVSFVLDDAQKYWAAEVPNQGGSWQDAKLVLFRDQVESACGLAQSASGPFYCPGDQKVYIDLGFYRELEEKFGAPGDFAEAYVLAHEIGHHVQAMMGTEAKVREVQSQQPGQANALSVRLELQADCYAGIWGHTAAKEGHLDAGDIEEGLAAAAAVGDDRLQRMSEGAVHPESWTHGSSADRARWFRRGFDSGDMGNCDTFADR
- a CDS encoding phosphodiester glycosidase family protein, with product MLASGWTLALALASVIPWREVQPGLERAEFLAARSGPLSRVRIVALRLDPCRVRLELVERSRDEGTLGAWAVDSLPDQAMLAFNAGQFRGGAPWGWHVRDGVEVQPPGSGTLAMAITLGASGRVSLVTPAEIPALRTNVRAAFQSYPTLLVDSVPPRELRAPGRGVDLMHRDSRLALGTTSSGQVLLLLTRFEAVAGIGSTLPYGPTIPELATLMRRLGATRAVGLDGGLSSQLAMRERSGALVKWTNWRLVPMGVVGRAVTKCYG
- a CDS encoding GNAT family protein, whose translation is MSPPLTPVTLEGRVVRLEPLTLDHFELLAEVALHPDLWALTVSRLESRDDLQRWIESALVEQHAGRALPFVTIERASGRIAGSTRYGNYSAFDGRVEIGWTWVAPEWQRSGVNTDAKYLMLTHAFETLGCGRVELKTDALNHRSRNAMLRIGAKEEGTLRKHARTEGGRTRDTVYFSIVDDEWPGVKRKLEGMMDDR